The following proteins come from a genomic window of Chelmon rostratus isolate fCheRos1 chromosome 23, fCheRos1.pri, whole genome shotgun sequence:
- the gal3st3 gene encoding galactose-3-O-sulfotransferase 3 yields the protein MSQKKIFLFVIAISTVSLLLHQGGHWNWTMEAFHLGCPVLRSHPSPGLKPKHTNVAFLKTHKTASSTMQNLLFRFAESNNLTVALPIQSCGHQFCYPRLFTSHFVHPHTQTPNIITNHMRFNKTEVQRLMPNDTIYITILRDPVSMFESLFSYYNQYCQSFKRVANGSLEAFLQNPRRYYRPDEKDSMYARNTLTFDLGGDKDRTKDVAYARAFVEEVEQVFSLVMIAEYFDESLVLLRHLLSWDLDDILYVKLNMRTESSKRSLTPGLPAKIRAWNSLDALLYDHFNASLWRQLSALGLACVAREVRLLQQAQERLMRSCFGGSTPLVKTATQIKNKELRPWQPSGKVSIVGYDLPVNVSRGFSKQAQELCLKLIMPEIPYTQTVLRSQSLRYRRSYQQAHAFQRSIRTVLTRRPQVPRDQSPPAASGPVSETGSTTPSKPAAGSQDQPSKLGPDSSQTQALK from the exons ATGTCGCAAAAGAAGATATTCCTGTTCGTGATTGCCATCAGCACTGTCAGTCTTCTGCTGCACCAGGGGGGCCACTGGAACTG gaCCATGGAGGCCTTCCACCTTGGTTGTCCTGTCCTTCGTTCCCACCCTTCCCCGGGTCTGAAACCTAAGCACACCAACGTGGCCTTCCTCAAGACCCACAAAACAGCCAGCAGCACCATGCAGAACCTGCTTTTCCGCTTCGCAGAGAGCAATAACCTCACAGTGGCGTTGCCCATACAGAGCTGTGGCCACCAGTTCTGCTACCCACGCCTGTTCACCTCTCATTTTGTCCACCCGCACACGCAAACGCCAAATATCATCACCAACCACATGCGCTTCAACAAGACGGAGGTGCAGCGCCTGATGCCCAATGACACAATATATATCACAATCCTGAGAGACCCGGTCTCCATGTTCGAATCCTTGTTCAGTTACTACAACCAGTACTGTCAGAGCTTCAAGAGGGTCGCCAATGGCTCCCTGGAGGCTTTCTTACAGAATCCCAGGCGCTACTACCGTCCAGATGAGAAGGACTCCATGTATGCACGCAACACCTTGACCTTCGACTTGGGAGGAGACAAAGATCGAACAAAAGATGTGGCGTACGCACGGGCCTTCGTGGAGGAAGTGGAGCAAGTTTTCTCTCTGGTGATGATTGCTGAGTACTTTGATGAGTCCCTGGTTCTCCTTCGCCATCTCCTCTCCTGGGATCTGGACGACATCCTGTACGTTAAGCTCAACATGCGGACGGAAAGCTCAAAGCGGAGCCTGACACCGGGCCTTCCTGCAAAGATCCGTGCCTGGAACTCCCTAGATGCACTTCTCTACGACCACTTCAACGCCTCATTGTGGCGCCAGCTGTCAGCTCTGGGTCTAGCCTGTGTGGCAAGGGAGGTGCGACTCCTTCAGCAAGCTCAGGAGAGGCTAATGAGAAGCTGCTTCGGTGGGAGTACGCCACTTGTCAAAACAGCTACGCAGATCAAGAACAAAGAGCTCCGTCCCTGGCAGCCTAGTGGAAAAGTCTCCATCGTGGGTTACGACCTCCCAGTGAATGTCAGCCGTGGGTTCTCGAAACAGGCCCAGGAGCTCTGCCTCAAGCTCATCATGCCAGAGATCCcgtacacacagacagtctTACGTTCCCAATCACTGCGCTACCGTCGAAGCTACCAGCAGGCACACGCCTTCCAACGGTCCATACGCACAGTCCTGACTCGCCGTCCTCAAGTGCCACGCGACCAGTCTCCCCCTGCAGCCTCTGGTCCTGTATCAGAAACAGGATCCACCACCCCCTCAAAGCCTGCTGCAGGAAGTCAGGATCAGCCCTCAAAGTTAGGGCCTGATTCCTCACAGACCCAGGCTTTAAAATGA